In Candidatus Brocadia sp., the genomic stretch CCTTTATTTCCCAACGTTTTCCTAACAATCCTTGATACAATCAATGGCTCCTGGACTTATAAATAGCGCATACTTAAGCATTTCATCCAATAGTGTGTAATGTATGCAGGAAAATGAAGTTTTTCAATAAAGATTCAACAATATCGTTTCTGTTTCCGAGAGTCAATCTTATTTTTAGTTGAAGTTCAGTTACGGCTCCCATCAGTTCATCTATTATCCTTTGGGTTTCTCTTGCCTGTCCTCATACCGCAGTTGTGTCTTTTGCTACCTTACTGCAAGAAGCATAAAAGACAAATCACCTGGGTTTTCTGTAGGGTAGCACCTGATCCGGTCAATACCTCATGGCAATTGCTTCTCTGAACAAGTATGTCTTTGATGATAAAATAAGATTATCTGCTTGACCCTTTCATTTTTTCTACCAAGGGTAAATGCACATTGTCCTTCAGTAAATAGTTACGAAAATTGCCGTATTGTGTTGTCAAATGATACAAATATGTCATTTTTACACTAAAAAACACAAAAATGTATAACCAAATCCTTTTTTCAGGATGCGGGTTAAATAACGGAACAGGTTCAGTTACAGAAAACTGATTAACTTTCCATAAATTAAAATAAAGGGATAAAATGCGGGTCGGACAACGTTTGGGACTTGGTTTTGGTATTATCCTTGTATTAATGATGGGAATGGTTTTTTGTATCTCCTTTTCTCTTTATAGGATTGGGAAAACACAAAAAACAGTTGCTGTCCATACTTCTAACATGAAAACTTTTAAGGAGTTAAGCGAGCATTTAGAACATTGGCTTATAACAGTGAAAGAAATTATAAAACAAAGAGACATATTACATGTAGACTATCACAAGATATTAGAAATATCTATAGAGAAGGAAATAAAAGACATAGACCTGGATACTTACGAGGAAGGTGCCAGTAAACTTCTAAGTGAAATTGTGCGGTTATTTCACAGTCTTAGGAAATTAGATACTAGGATGCAAATGTATCTTAGAACAGGTAATAATATATCCAAAGCAATAAAAATGGATGAGGTAATAAAAACATTTGAAATGGATGCATCCAAGCTTCAGAAAGTGTTAGCCGCCTTTGATGAAACGATTGCTTCAGCATATAAACAGACTATTGCTTCTTCAAAAAAAGTAGAGAAAAATTGCTGGCTTTCTATGTATATTGTTGTGGCGGTAGCGGTCATTTTTAGTATCGTTTATGCATATCTTCTAACAAGGGGTGTAACAAAGCCATTGAATTTACTGAGTACAGCAACAAAAAGAATTGCCAATGGGTCATACGATTCAATACTCAGGGCAAAATCATCGGCCGAAATAGAAGAACTTTTTAACGCCTTTAATACGATATCTTTAAAACTAAATAAGTCGAATAGGAAACTTGCACAAACATATAAAACTATTAAAGAACAAAAGGACTTTTTTAACACCATCCTTTCAAACACAAAGGATATGATTTTTGTAATTGATAAAGAAAACAAAATCGAGTATATGAACAATGCAGCGGTGAAAGAATACGGGTATGCGGTGGGAAGGTATTGTTATCATGCAATATGTAATCAGGAAACCCTCTGTCATCAATGTGGGATAAAGGAGGCCATGAAGGGGCAGACAGTAAAAATGGAAAGGACTATTCAGGGGAAGATTTACGATTCTATTATTGTGCCATTTGTAAATGGAGATATACATGTTTCTAAATTAGAGATTCTCAGGGACATTACAGAAAGGAAACAACTTCAAGATGAACTTGAAAAGTTATCGATTACGGACAAACTGACAGGTTTGTACAATAGAAGATACTTTGATGATATTTTAGAAAAAGAGGTACTGAGGGCAAAGCGCCATCAACACGATATAAGCCTGTTGTTTATCGACATAGATAAATTCAAGCATTTTAACGATGCGTATGGACATGCTGCTGGCGACAAAGTATTGCAACGCCTGGGAAGTTTAATACAAAAACAAATACGAAAGGGAATCGATATACCATGCCGATACGGTGGTGAAGAGTTTGTCATCATTTTGCCAGAAACTACGAACCGGAGTTCCGTTACCATTGCCAATCGTATACTGAATGATTTCCGGAATATTAAATTCCGCGTCCCCTTGAAGAATAAAACGGTTCAAAAGACAATAAGCATTGGTATAGCTGAACTCGGTTCTTATAATAACGCAAAGGCATTGTTTGTTAATGCAGATGAAGCAATGTATAAGGCAAAAAAACTGGGTGGAAATAGGGTCTGCGAATATGAGTTTAATGCATCCTTAAGATCTGCTGATTTTTTAGTATTGTGATAGTGCGGTAGTGGTCGTTTTGGGAACCTGTGGGAAAAACCTTTTGGTCTAGAACTAATGCGGCGGGCGCTCAGTGTGATGAAATATGCCAAATAATTTTTTGATGGTTTCTACATATCGGTATCCACCTCCATTCTTTGCCTCTAGTTTGGCAACTTTAGCAGGATGATGGAGGAGCTTGTTTATGGTGCGTTCCATGGTGTAAACAACTTGCTCCCAGTCTCCATTGTCTACACTTTTTAGTTTGGGCCTTAAACGTCCTAACTCTTCTTTCCCAACGCTATGAAAATGATTGCGTAATTGGGTTATTGCTGGTTCTATCTTCATTTCCTCAAGTCTTGCCATGAAGTGTTCTACCTCCTCTTCAACAATAGAACGGCATTTCTCCACCTCCCTGGTTCGTTCGTCAATATTCTGATTCACAACAGATTGTAAGTCATCAATATTGTAAAGATAGACATTATCAATGTTGGCGACATCGGGTTCAATATCCCTGGGCACGGCGATGTCTATGAGGAACATAGGATTGCCCCTTCGATGCCTGATTGCTTCTTTTACCTGGTCGACGTGGATTACATAATGCGGAGCAGAGGTTGAGCTAATGATAATATCGGCTTTAGCAAGGTATTCACCCAGTAATTCGTATTTAATGGCCTGGCCCTGAAAGGCATTGGCAATTTCCTGGGCGCGTTCAAAGGTGCGATTCGCAACCACAATGGTACGTGCCCCTTCTTCGTAGAGATGCTTTAACAAAAGTTCACACATTTCACCGGCACCCACCACGAGGACCATTTTGCCTGTGAAATCTTGAAATATCTTCTCAGCAAATTCCACAGCAACAGAACTGATAGAAACCTTTCCCTTCCCAATGGATGTCTTGGTATGTATGATTTTAGCAACATTGAGTGCCTGCTGAAATAGTTGGTTCATAACCTTTCCAGTGGCCTCTTCCATGGATGCCATCGTGTATGCTTCCTTGACCTGCGAAAGGATCTGCGACTCACCAAGCACCATAGAATCAAGACTGGCAGAAACAAAGAAAAGATGGTTCACGGCACGACCATCTTTATAGTGGTACATGTAGGGAGAAAAGCTGCTTAACTCAATTTTGTGAAAGTCCGCAAGGAATGAAAAGACATCTTCTACTTTAATAGTATCTTCTATAGATGACACATACATTTCTACACGGTTACAGGTTGATAAAATAACAGCCTCTGCCGTTTGATGTCTGTTGAGAAATAGTGATAAGGCGGCAGAAATATTATTGGCATTAAAAGCCAATTTTTCCCTGATCTCTACCGGGGCCGACTTATGATTAAGTCCAATGACCAGAATGCTCATATTCAAACCTTTGTCTAACTTAGTCTACTATAGTATTACTGTATATTTAAAATCTCATTATGCGTTTGTTCGCTAACCTTCTGGAAGGCATGTTTGGATCCCATAAAGAAGGTTCCGATAAAAGTAAAAAGCACCAGACAAAAACCGGCGATAGTCAATAAAGCGATTCTGGTACCGTGAAAAGATGCGACAAGTCGCATATGTAACAGTGCTGCATATATAAGCCAGGTGGCCAAACCTAAGACAACTTTATAATCCAGGTACCACAGATCTCCTAAAATATTTTGTGTCTTGACCCAAAATGTACCAAACACAAGCCCAAGCGTAAGTAACGGGAAACCAAAAGAAATCGTCTTCCACATCAGCCTGTCAATTCCTTCTAGTGACGGTAACTTGTTAAAAAGCGGACCAAATAGTTTGTGTTTCAGTTGTCTTTGTTGCGTGAGATACATGACGCTCAGGCTAAAAGATATCGTAAAGGCAGCATAGCCTACGAATATGGGGATAATGTGCGCTACAAGCCAGAAATTCTGAAGGCTCACGGTAATTAATAAGTTTCCCCCGTCAAATGTAAGCGCCCAAATAGAGAGTGCAGTAACGACAGGCATTAAGAATGTATCTAAAGATGGCAGCTTGTAAAGATAATCCAGATTGATGAAAACAAAAAGAACACACCACAGTAAGGATACGAAGGATTCATAGACATTTGTTATAGGGATATTACCGGATTCGAGACCCAGGAATACCAGGAAACCGCTGTGGATAAAAAAACCCATCATCATGGACCACTTGGCTACTTTTTTGTTAAAAAAAGTGGGCTTTATAATAGAGCCAACCGACCAGACAGAAGAAACAAAATACAGGATTATGGAGATAATAAAAGGTATATGAGATAGCATCATAAGTTAATAAGTGTAAAAAATAAGTATTCATTAATCAATCAAAATTTTAAAACATCGTATCTTCGTTAATAGATATGTTTTTTGGATTTTTTTGATTGACAAAAACTCCGTTGTCCGATACCCTTAACTTCGTAACGACGATTACAGATTAACGTGGGTGTAGTATCGTGAAAATTTTATTTATGATTTCTGTTTTATTGTATTTATTGATTCTGTAGGGAATTTTTTTGTGATATTTTTAAAATAATCCCTAAAATTTTAATGAGGAATTATAAATTTATGGCAGAAGTTAAAAAAATAACAAAAAAGACGAGCATAGGAGAGGTAATTAAGCAATATCCGGAAGCTGAGGCTTTCATAAAAAAATATTTTGGAGCAGGTTGCTTTACGTGTCCAGGATCAAAGATGGAAGATATTGCATTTGGTGCTGCTATGCATAATATTGATCCGGAAGTCATTATTGAGGAATTGAACGAAGTTATTGAAAAGAAAAAAGTTAATCAGTAAATAAAAAGGAGAATTCACATGAAAGAGAAAGTAGAAGAGGCATTGAAACATATCAGACCTGCATTGCAAGCAGATGGTGGGGATATTGAATTGGTTGATATTCAGGGAGGGGTTGTAAAGGTGCGCTTAAGAGGCGCATGTGGATCTTGTCCAAGTGCACTCATGACGCTAAAATATGGCGTTGAGGAGCGCCTCAAAGAGGAGATTCCTGAAGTAGAATCAGTCGAACTCGCCTAGCTCGTGTGTTGAATGTCATACATACATATATTCATTGTATAGGAAGTTTGATATTATTTAAGAGGTTTTTAGGGTGACACGGACAAACTTGTTTGTCCGTGCTTTGCTTGTATAATCTGAAAAGAAAGATTGCAGCATTTTCTTTGTCAGAAAAACATCTAAATCTCAGTGGTTTTGGTGGTTAATTTTTATTCAAATTTCACAGCGAGGAGTTTCTGAATGAGTTTAGTATTGGGTCCAATCCATCATTGGATGTACGGGAAGATTAAAACCACGGAGGCAAGAGAATTCGCTATCGTTTCTGAATTTAAAGCGAAATATGGTGCTGAAGCGGATAAAATCCTGGAACAGGTTTACAAAAAATATCCAAAATCGAGTGTTAGTAAACCCTTAGAAGAACTCTTAGCCAATAAACCTATTCATCAGGGAATTCAAAGCCTTATTGTAGAGATAGAATCACGTGAAGCTGCCATTATTGCTGCTTTTTGTGCTAAGTATAGCGATGCCGCAAAGGTGGCTGCTGATGCTGCCCGCAAGCATGGCATTAGTTGCGGGAAAGAGGCTATCAAGGGCAAAGGGCTATCAACGGCAGATTGTGGCAATACGTCAAAGACTTTTGAGGTGATGGGAGACTACCTCTGCGATGGAATGCCTTGTGACCGGGGCGCACAGGTGGTGACGGATTCTGAAAAAGAAACAGCCTGGGACCATGAGAGCTGCGTTCATGAGTCATACTGGAGAGATGCAGGTGCAGACTTTTTAACGATGTGTAACATCATCAATGAATGGATTGCAGGGTTTGGTGAAGGAATAAATTCTCATATAGAGTATAAAAGAGAAAAAGCCCTTGCGGCAGGCGATCCTTCGTGTTTGAGTAACTTCAAAATAAAAACGTAACATGTCAGAACGTTATGCACGGCAGATATTATTCTACGGCATAGGTGATCAAAGGCAAAAAATACTTATGCAGAAGAATGCCGTGCTTGTTGGCTGTGGTGCATTGGGCTGTACCTCTGCAAATCTTCTTGTCCGTAGCGGGGTGAAGTGCTTAAAAATTATAGACCGTGATTATATCGAAGAAAGTAACCTGCAACGCCAATCTTTATTTGACGAAGAAGATATCAACAAAAACCTTCCAAAAGCTGTTGCCGCACAAAAGAAACTCCAAAAAGTTAATTCTCATGTCCAGGTTGAATCATTCATTGCAGACCTCAATCCATCGAATATTGAAACCCTTTTAGAAAGCGCTGATATTATCATTGATGGAACCGATAACTTTGAAACCCGGTTCCTGATGAATGATTATTGCGTGAAAAAGGGGATACCATGGATTTATGGGGCTTGTGTCGGGAGTATGGGTTTGACCATGAACATTGTCCCATCGAAAACCCCGTGTCTCCGATGTATACTTGAAAATATTCCACCCCCCGGAACTATCGAAACATGCGATACGGAAGGAATTATTGCACCCATTGCCAGCATGATTGCTTCCATTCAGGTAGCAGAAGCGTTAAAAATCTTAACGGATAATTTTGAGAGTTTGAGGAAAGGTCTTTTACATATTGACCTCTGGTGCAATGAAATAAAAAAGCTGCACGTAGAAGATATCAAAGAGAAGTCCGATTGCATAACATGCAAGCAACGCGATTATGAATTCTTATCGAAAAATACGTATTCAATGATAACCTCCTTGTGCGGTAGAAACGCCGTACAAATTTTACACCTTAACGGATCAATACTAGACTTAAAGAAGCTTGCAGGTAGGCTGGAAAAAGTAGGAGACGTGTCTTTTAATAGCTTTTTGTTACGGTTGAAGATCGGTAAATACGAGTTAACGGTATTTACCGATGGTCGGTCAATTATTTCAGGTACAAATGATGCCTCTCTCGCAAAGGGGCTTTACGCAAAATATATAGGGATGTAAATATGATCTATTTAGATAATGCTGCAACGACGTTTCCAAAACCAGAGGCTGTATACAAAACAATGGATATTTTTTACCGGACACTGGGCGCCAACCCGGGGCGTTCAGGGCATAGGATGGCGGTAGCAGCAGAAAAGGAAATTGAAGATACCCGCAATGTTGTTGCGCGATTATTTGGTATTAAAGATTCCAGGCGGCTTATTCTTACGTTTAATGCTACTGATGCGATTAATATGGGAATTAAAGGGCTACTCAAACCGGGCGACCATACCATCACAACCTTTCTCGAACATAATGCAGTATCTCGTGCCCTTCATGGCCTCGAAAAGAAAAAAATAATTACGGTAACCAAGATTAGAAATTCTCCAGAAGGTTTTGTTGATCCAGACGATATCAAAAACGCCATTACATCCAAAACACGACTAATTGTTATGGCGCATGCCCCGAATACCCTTGGTACCATCCAACCGATCCAGGAAATCGGCAAGATCGCAAGGGAAAATAATGTTCTTTTCATGGTCGATGCTGCTCAAACTGCCGGGGTATTTGAAATTGACATTGACAAATTCTTCATTGACATGCTCGCCTTTACGGGGCACAAAGGACCACTTGGACCAACTGGAACAGGGGGGTTATACGTAGGAGAACGGCTAACTTTAGATCCCTGGAGGGAAGGGGGGACGGGTTTCGAGCCAGCCTCATTGTCTCAACCAGAAGAATTACCCTTCAAACTGGAGAGCGGTACTCCCAATACGGTTGGGATTGCAGGTCTACGGGCCGGGATTGAATACGTTTTATCAAAAGGGATTGATACAATCAGGGCACACGAACAACGATTGACCAATAAAATTATACACGCCTTAAAGGATGATCAGCGCTTTGTTTTGCATGGTACAACGGACATATCCCGAAAGGTCGGTATCCTGTCAATAAATGTAAAAGGATTTAAACCTGCAGAGGTCGGTGCCGTTCTCGATCAATCCTTTGATATTGCAGTACGTCCGGGTCTTCACTGTGCGCCGTTTGCCCACCAAATGATGGGGACATTTCCAGACGGTACTGTGAGAATCAGCCCGGGATTATTTAACACAGAAGAGGACGTAGACCAGCTCATAAAAGCGCTGGATAAAATTGCAAGCGAAAAGTTATAAATGAACGTAAGATATGGGGCATGTCAGACAAAAAAGATTATTATGGGCTATTAGGGGTAGACAGGACTGCTTCGAAAGAAGAAATCAAAGCAGCTTACCGTGCATTAGCGAAGAAATTCCATCCTGATCTCAACAAAGATAATCCTAAACTGGCTGAAGAAAAGTTCAGGGAAATATCCGAGGCATATGAAGTACTTATTGATGACGACAAGAGGGAAAGATATGACCAGTATGGTCATGCGGGGGTTGCTTCAGATTTTAGCAAGGAAGGGTTTACCTGGCGGGATTTTAGCCACGTAAGTGATCTGGAAGACATTTTCGGACACGATATCTTTTCTGATTTTTTTGGTCGTGGCAGCATCTTTAGCGACTTCTTTGGCACACGCAGATGGGGTTTCGTGCAACCGGAGGAACCGGTTAAGAGAGTCCGGGTTGAAATTACCCTGGAACAAGCGTATAAAGGCGTTAGCACAGAGGTCGCTATCCCTCATATGGAAAAATGCACAGATTGTGGTGGGTCGGGCGCTGCAAAAGGTACGATTCCCAGGACTTGCACGAATTGTAAGGGAGGGGGTGAAGTGCAACAGGATCAACTACAAGGTTTTGGCAGGATTATCAAAATCGGTGCCTGTCCTGTTTGCAGAGGCCGGGGAAAAATCATTGAACACCCGTGCCAGAACTGTCACGGGAGCGGCGAGATACAAAAACTGGACAAGATCAAAGTCAAGATACCCCCAGGGGTGGATAATGGAACAACTTTAAGGGTTACAGCCGATAAGGCTGCAGGGAGGTTGAAGGATGATGTTTACGTAATTGTCTCTGTACAACCACACCCCATTTTTCACAGGCAAGGAAGCGATATTTATATGGAAACAACCATTTCGTTAATTGAAGCAACTCTGGGTTCAAAGATTGAAGTGCCTACATTAGACGGAAATGCCTTGATGAAAATTCCACCAGGAACACAGACTGAAACCCTGTTCCGGTTGAGGGGTAGTGGCATGCCTTATTTAAAAGGCCGTGGATTCGGCGACCAATATGTGCGGGTAATTGTCCTCACCCCCAAGAACTTGACAAAAAGGCAGAAAGAATTACTGGAAGAATTTCAGGCGATTGAAAGGGAAAAATAATAAGGGAATTACATGAAAAACCGGGATTTTTTAACAATTATAAATAAAAGCTTTGTTAATGCAGGGCGGTATTTTGTAGCAGTGGCCTCTATTCTTACAATTTTGGCCTCTGGTTTTTTGATATTTTCAGGGATTTGGGAGTTTGTGAATGGTATTCCAGACATATTGAATTTTTTGTTTAATCATGGTGAACATCGTGTAGAACTCTCTGTGCACTTTATTTCTGCCATAGATTTGTTTATGGTTGCCGTGGTGATGTTTGTTATGGGGATTGGACTCTTCGAATTGTTTGTAGACAAAGACCAATCTATTGCCTACCCGTTCTGGTTGAAAATACGTGATCTCACTGATTTAAAAGAAAAACTGATTGCAGCGGTTGTTGTGGTCATAGTCATCACTTTTTTAAAGCACATTGTAATGTGGGAGAACCCCTTAGAAACCCTCTATTTTGGCGGTTCAATAGCTATTGTTATCATGGCGATCACACTCTTCTCGAAGTTGGTGGTAGGCGATGAAACACGAAAAAAGAAAGATGAAGAGACAAAACAATGAATTAAATTTCCATGAGCTTAATTATTCCCCCAGACAAAGATTTGCTGTTTTCTTATTGGAAAATGCATGGAAATTGTGAAACTATGGAACCACAGAAGCAGCAATAAATGTTATAAAAAATAAAAAATCCTGTGTGTCATGTCTCTTGTGTTGTACACCTTACGGTAAGAAATTGCTTTTTATTGTTAAGTTTTTAACAATGCTAAAAGTTGTTTTTAAAATAGCTTACAAAGGAAAAAAGATGGAAAGGCAACATAATGAATTAAATACACATAACCTTGACTCTCTCTCTGATAAGGATTTGCTGTTTCTTATTGAAAACTATGTAACGAAGAGACAAGACTATGAGTATATAGCAAATCTCATTAATGGAGATGCAGATATTATTTCAAAGCTGGTTGATAGTGATCGTGTTTTTGAAAAGGTGATGCGTGAAGGGAATATAATCCTTCATTCATCACCTTATTTTTTATTTACCCTACTCCTCAGAAGGGTATTTAAACTAAAAAAAGACGACGCAGATTTTGTCGATAATATCGTTGAGGAATTGAATAGTACTGAACCGCAATATCCCTGGAATAGGAATAAAGTGCTACGGTTGTTAAATAGCACCGATGTGTCAAATTATCTTGCAAATATGCTTGCCATGTTTGTACAGACGTCCAGGTTATTCAAGATGGAAAAAGACGACGAAAAACAATACCGGTATATTATCGACATGATTGAAGAGATTCAGCGTTCCGATAGTGCCCGGAGATTTTATATCTACTGTCATATTGGTAATTACACGTTGTTCTTCACTGGCATGTTTCCAGAGTACATCGAACAGAAATTTAAATATAAAAAGACCCTGATAGACAGCCGGTATTATGTAGACTTTGGGAAAACCTATTTTGGTCTGGCTTCGGAACATGACATGGCAAGGCGGCATGAATTGGGTGATACCCTACATTCCCTGTCAGAGGGGTTTGAAATTATCACAAAATTACTCCAATACCTGCGCCATGAGTATCTCGTATCCTATAACCTGAAGATGTAAGTGTGTGTAAAATTTGTTTGATACTAACCGTTTCTTGCAGGAAGTGAGCATGGTGCTTCATCTATTCAACAATACACAGCGTCATTAATCAGATGCGAATATGTCATTCCCGCAGAAGCAGGAATCCAGAAAAACACTGGATTTCGGGTCAAGCCCGGGATGACAGACAGTAGTAAACTTATGTCGCTAAGTAAATCTCGATGTTT encodes the following:
- a CDS encoding diguanylate cyclase, with product MRVGQRLGLGFGIILVLMMGMVFCISFSLYRIGKTQKTVAVHTSNMKTFKELSEHLEHWLITVKEIIKQRDILHVDYHKILEISIEKEIKDIDLDTYEEGASKLLSEIVRLFHSLRKLDTRMQMYLRTGNNISKAIKMDEVIKTFEMDASKLQKVLAAFDETIASAYKQTIASSKKVEKNCWLSMYIVVAVAVIFSIVYAYLLTRGVTKPLNLLSTATKRIANGSYDSILRAKSSAEIEELFNAFNTISLKLNKSNRKLAQTYKTIKEQKDFFNTILSNTKDMIFVIDKENKIEYMNNAAVKEYGYAVGRYCYHAICNQETLCHQCGIKEAMKGQTVKMERTIQGKIYDSIIVPFVNGDIHVSKLEILRDITERKQLQDELEKLSITDKLTGLYNRRYFDDILEKEVLRAKRHQHDISLLFIDIDKFKHFNDAYGHAAGDKVLQRLGSLIQKQIRKGIDIPCRYGGEEFVIILPETTNRSSVTIANRILNDFRNIKFRVPLKNKTVQKTISIGIAELGSYNNAKALFVNADEAMYKAKKLGGNRVCEYEFNASLRSADFLVL
- a CDS encoding glutamyl-tRNA reductase, with amino-acid sequence MSILVIGLNHKSAPVEIREKLAFNANNISAALSLFLNRHQTAEAVILSTCNRVEMYVSSIEDTIKVEDVFSFLADFHKIELSSFSPYMYHYKDGRAVNHLFFVSASLDSMVLGESQILSQVKEAYTMASMEEATGKVMNQLFQQALNVAKIIHTKTSIGKGKVSISSVAVEFAEKIFQDFTGKMVLVVGAGEMCELLLKHLYEEGARTIVVANRTFERAQEIANAFQGQAIKYELLGEYLAKADIIISSTSAPHYVIHVDQVKEAIRHRRGNPMFLIDIAVPRDIEPDVANIDNVYLYNIDDLQSVVNQNIDERTREVEKCRSIVEEEVEHFMARLEEMKIEPAITQLRNHFHSVGKEELGRLRPKLKSVDNGDWEQVVYTMERTINKLLHHPAKVAKLEAKNGGGYRYVETIKKLFGIFHHTERPPH
- a CDS encoding DUF1858 domain-containing protein: MAEVKKITKKTSIGEVIKQYPEAEAFIKKYFGAGCFTCPGSKMEDIAFGAAMHNIDPEVIIEELNEVIEKKKVNQ
- a CDS encoding NifU family protein — its product is MKEKVEEALKHIRPALQADGGDIELVDIQGGVVKVRLRGACGSCPSALMTLKYGVEERLKEEIPEVESVELA
- a CDS encoding thiazole biosynthesis adenylyltransferase ThiF; this encodes MSERYARQILFYGIGDQRQKILMQKNAVLVGCGALGCTSANLLVRSGVKCLKIIDRDYIEESNLQRQSLFDEEDINKNLPKAVAAQKKLQKVNSHVQVESFIADLNPSNIETLLESADIIIDGTDNFETRFLMNDYCVKKGIPWIYGACVGSMGLTMNIVPSKTPCLRCILENIPPPGTIETCDTEGIIAPIASMIASIQVAEALKILTDNFESLRKGLLHIDLWCNEIKKLHVEDIKEKSDCITCKQRDYEFLSKNTYSMITSLCGRNAVQILHLNGSILDLKKLAGRLEKVGDVSFNSFLLRLKIGKYELTVFTDGRSIISGTNDASLAKGLYAKYIGM
- a CDS encoding aminotransferase class V-fold PLP-dependent enzyme yields the protein MIYLDNAATTFPKPEAVYKTMDIFYRTLGANPGRSGHRMAVAAEKEIEDTRNVVARLFGIKDSRRLILTFNATDAINMGIKGLLKPGDHTITTFLEHNAVSRALHGLEKKKIITVTKIRNSPEGFVDPDDIKNAITSKTRLIVMAHAPNTLGTIQPIQEIGKIARENNVLFMVDAAQTAGVFEIDIDKFFIDMLAFTGHKGPLGPTGTGGLYVGERLTLDPWREGGTGFEPASLSQPEELPFKLESGTPNTVGIAGLRAGIEYVLSKGIDTIRAHEQRLTNKIIHALKDDQRFVLHGTTDISRKVGILSINVKGFKPAEVGAVLDQSFDIAVRPGLHCAPFAHQMMGTFPDGTVRISPGLFNTEEDVDQLIKALDKIASEKL
- the dnaJ gene encoding molecular chaperone DnaJ; this encodes MSDKKDYYGLLGVDRTASKEEIKAAYRALAKKFHPDLNKDNPKLAEEKFREISEAYEVLIDDDKRERYDQYGHAGVASDFSKEGFTWRDFSHVSDLEDIFGHDIFSDFFGRGSIFSDFFGTRRWGFVQPEEPVKRVRVEITLEQAYKGVSTEVAIPHMEKCTDCGGSGAAKGTIPRTCTNCKGGGEVQQDQLQGFGRIIKIGACPVCRGRGKIIEHPCQNCHGSGEIQKLDKIKVKIPPGVDNGTTLRVTADKAAGRLKDDVYVIVSVQPHPIFHRQGSDIYMETTISLIEATLGSKIEVPTLDGNALMKIPPGTQTETLFRLRGSGMPYLKGRGFGDQYVRVIVLTPKNLTKRQKELLEEFQAIEREK
- a CDS encoding YqhA family protein, giving the protein MKNRDFLTIINKSFVNAGRYFVAVASILTILASGFLIFSGIWEFVNGIPDILNFLFNHGEHRVELSVHFISAIDLFMVAVVMFVMGIGLFELFVDKDQSIAYPFWLKIRDLTDLKEKLIAAVVVVIVITFLKHIVMWENPLETLYFGGSIAIVIMAITLFSKLVVGDETRKKKDEETKQ